The DNA window TCCCAACATTCCCCAGCCCAACGTTCCCAACATTCCCCAGCCCAATGTTCCCAATGTTCCCCAGCCCAACGTTCCCAACATTCCCCAGCCCAATGTTCCCAACGTTCCCAACGTTCCCAACATTCCCAACGTTCCCCTTCCCAACGTTCCCAACGTTCCCAACGTTCCCCTTCCCAACGTTCCCCAGCCCAACGTTCCCAACGTTCCCAACATTCCCAATGTTCCCAACGTTCCCAACGTTCCTCAGCCCAACGTTCCCAACGTTCCCAACGTTCCTCAGCCCAACGTTCCCAACGTACCCAACGTTCCTCAGCCCAACGTTCCCAACGTTCCCCTTCCCAATGTTCCCCAGCCCAACGTTCCCAACGTTCCCAACGTTCCCAACATTCCTCAGCCCAACGTTCCCAACGTTCCTCAGCCCAACGTTCCCCAGCCCAACGTTCCCAACATTCCCCAGCCCAATGTTCCCAACATTCCCCAGCCCAATGTTCCCAACATTCCCCAGCCAAACGTTCCCAATGTTCCCAACATTCCCAACATTCCCCAGCCAAACGTTCCCAATGTTCCCAACGTTCCCCAGCCCAACGTTCCCAACGTGCCCAACGTTCCCAATGTGCCCAACGTTCCCCATGTGCTCAACGTTCCCCTTCCCAACATTCCCAACATTCCCAACGTTCCCAACATTCCCCAGCCCAATGTTCCCAACGTTCCCAACGTGCCCAACGTTCCCAATGTTCCCAACGTTCCCAACGTGCCCAACGTTCCCAATGTTCCCAACGTTCCCAACATTCCCCAGCCCAACGTTCCCAACGTTCCCCAGCCCAATGTTCCCAACATTCCCAATGTTCCTCAGCCCAACATTCCCAACATTCCCAACATTCCCCAGCCCAACATTCCCAACGTTCCCAACGTTCCCCAGCCCAACATTCCCAACATTCCCAACGTTCCCCAGCCCAACGTTCCCAACGTTCCTCAGCCCAAAACTCCTCATCCCAAAATTCCTCATCCCAACATTCCAAAAACGCCCAACGTTCctcatcccaaaattcccaacaTTCCTCATCCCAACATTCCCAACAGTCCTCAGCCCAAAATTCCCAACAGTCCTCATCCCGTAATTCCCAAAACGGCCATCATTCCTCAGCCCAACATTCCCAACATTCCTCAGCCCAAAATTCCCAATCCCAGCGATCAACTGGGAAAAATCCCCAGttggattttttcccaaaatttggggttttttccacaatttttgcagtttttttccattttttcttgtttcatccTGGCTGCGCATTCCCAATCCCAGTCCGATTCCCACATCctgatcccattcccatcccaatcccaaacaCATCTCAATCTCATCCTCTTCCCAGTctcattcccaatcccattcccatctcaATCCCAACCCTGttctcatccccatcccattcccagtcccatatcctgatcccattcccatcccaatcccatttcccatcccaattccaatcccattcccatcccaatcccattcctgtcctcaatcccaatcccattcccatcccaatccccatCCTACACTCTGATCCCATTCCCACCCTGATCCCAATCCCGTatcctgatcccaatcccatcccaaccccaatcccattttcaatcccattcccagtcccaatCCATCCCACTCCTATATCCCGATTCCCATTCCGATCCCAATACCCACTCCCAATCCCAATCTCACACGATTCCAATCCCAATGCCATTTCCCACCCCAATCCTAATCCCGTTCCCAACCCAATCCAttccccatcccaatcccacaTCCTGattccattcccatcccattcccagtcccactCCCATCCAATCCCAGTCCCATTTCCAATTCCACTCCCATCCTAATCCtaatcccattcccagtcccattcccatgcCAATCACgttcccatcccaatcccatatCTTGCTCCCgttcccagtcccatcccattcccGTATTttgatcccatcccaatcccgtATCCTgattccattcccattcccaatcccaccCCCATaccaatcccattcccagtcccattcccagtcccattcccagtcccaatCCCGTTCCCATCGCCATCCCTACCCCAATCCCATTCTTGATTGCAATCCCCCTCCCATCCCACATCCGATCCtattcccaatcccaatcctgTTCTTGATCCCATTCCCAAggccaaaattccccaaattcccaggtTTTACCCGGCTGGAAGCAGCAATTTTGCAGTGCTCCATTCCCATAGATCCCGTTTATCCCATAAATCCCATCTATCCCACACATCCCAAATTCctcaaattcccaaattcccagtttttaccgtgctggaagcagcagttCCTCAGAGCTCCATTCTCATTTATCCCATTTATCCCACATaccccataaatcccaaatGCCCCATTTATCCCACACATCCCAcacatcccaaattccccaaatttccccaaattcccagtttttaccatgctgaaagcagcagttccACAGCGCTCCATTCCCATGTATCCCATGTATCCCATTTATCCCACACACCCCATAAATCCCAACTGCCCCGTAAATCCCAcacatcccaaattcccaaaattcccagttTTTACCCGGCTGGAAGCAGCAGTTCCTCAGAGCTCCATTCCCATGTATCCCACTTATCCCATTTATCCCATTCATCCCATAGACCCCATAAATCCCATATCCCCCATCTATCCCAcacatcccaaattccccaaatccccaaattcccagtttTTACCATGCTGGAAGCAGCAGTTCCACAGCGCTCCATTCCCATTTACCCCACATCCCATTTATCCCACACACCCCATAAATCCCAACTGCCCCATTTATCCCACACATCCCagattcccaaaattccccaattttccccaaattcccaatttttaccgtgctggaagcagcagttCCTGAGCGCCCCCACAATTCCCCTCCTCAGCTCCGTGTCCGGGCAGCGCAGCAGCGCCAGGAGCCGCCCCAGCACCCGCCTgcaaaaaaccaccccaaaatcacaaTCCCGGCCTTCCTTCTCAAAGATAAAAACAattcctaaaaataaattaaaaaataaataaaatctcaaaACTAACCACAGAAATCACccaaaaaaatcacccaaaaaccacaaaaaaaaaaaaaaccaccccaaaatcacaaTCCCGGCCTTCCTTCTTAAAGATAAAAAcaatttctaaaaattaatttaaaaaaaaaaaatctcaaaactaaccacaaaaatcaccaaaaaaaaaaatcacccaaaagccacaaaaaaaaaaaaaaccaccccaaaataaCAATCCCGGCCTTCCTTCTCAAAGATAAAAACAattcctaaaaataaattaaaaaataaataaaatctcaaaACTAACCACagaaatcaccaaaaaaaatcacccaaaaaccacaaaaaaaaaaaccaccccaaaatcacaaTCCCGGCCTTCCTTCTCAAAGATAAAAAcaatttctaaaaattaattaaaaaaaaaaaaatctcaaaactaaccacaaaaatcaccaaaaaaatcacccaaaagccacaaaaaaaaaaaacccaccccaaaatcacaaTTTCGGCCTCTGTtttcaaaaatagaaattacTACAAAAAAAAGtgccaaaaaatccccccaaaatcatAAAATGTTgataaaaattctgatttttttttattttctctcaactcttaggctACAGCAGTGCCCGGCGGCCCTCGGGGGCCGGGCTGAGGCCGAAATTTCCaataaaaattcccatttctgaTTTTCCCTCCCCCCTTGGGCTCCAGAAGCGCCCGGCGGCCCTCGGGAGCCcaaatttaaaatcagaattcccattttttattCCAAGTTTCCCCTCACCCctcaggctccagcagcaccccgAGCTCTGCCGGGAGCcgaaatttcaaataaaaattctctttttttattccccattttccctcacCCCTccggctccagcagcaccccgAGCTCCGCTGGGAGCcgaaatttcaaataaaaataaaaattaaaattaaatttccctTTTCAATTCCAGCTCACCCTGAGGGCTCCGGCAGCGCCCGGCGGCCCTCGGGGGCCTGGCTGAGGgcaaaatttcaaataaaaaatcccatttttattccaaattttccctcacccctcaggctccagcagcaccccaagCTCCACCGGGGGCCgaaatttcaaacaaaaataaaaatataaattcccTTTTTCATTCCCGGTCACCCTGAGGGCTCCAGGAGCACGCGGTTGCCCTCGGGGGCcgaaatttaaaataaaaattcccatTCTTTATTCCTGCTCACTCTGCGGGTTCCAGCAGCGCCCGGCGGCCCTCAGGGGCCCGGCGGAGGTTGCAGAGCCGCTGAAAtttccaataaaaataaaaataaaaattcccatTTGTATTGTCATTCACCCTGAGGGCTCCAGCAGCGCCCGGCAGCCCTTGGAGGCCCGGCGGAGGTTGCAGAGCAGCGCCCCGAGTTCCGCCAGGGGCcggaattaaataaaaataaaaataaaattaaaactaaaactgAAAACTCCCATTTAAATTACCGCTTACCCTGAGGGCTCCGGCAGCGCCCGGCGGCCCTCGGGGGCCTGGCTGAGGTTGCAGAGCAGCGCCCCGAGCTCCGCCGAGAGCCgaaattccaaataaaaataaaaaaacatttttaaaaaatttcccAATTCTTATTTTCACTCACCCTGAGGGCTCGAGCAGCGCCCGGCGGCCCTCGGGGGCCTGGCTGAGGTGGCAGAGCAGCGCCCCGAGCTCCGCCGAGAGCCgaaattccaaataaaaataaaaaaacatttttaaaaaatttcccAATTCTTATTTTCACTCACCCTGAGGGCTCGAGCAGCGCCCGGCGGCCCTCGGGGGCCTGGCTGAGGTTGCAGAGCAGCGCCCCGAGCTCCGCCGAGAGCCgaaattccaaataaaaatagaaaacatttttaaaaaattcccaGTTCTTGTTTTCACTCACCCTGAGGGCTCGAGCAGCGCCCGGCGGCCCTCGGGGGCCTGGCTGAGGTTGCAGAGCAGCGCCCCGAGCTCCGCCGGCGGCCGCTCGGCGCTCAGCGCCCGCAGCAGCGCCTCCTCCGCCCCGGGGCCCAGCGCCCGCAGCAcccgcggcgccgccgccgcgtcCCGGCTCAGGTTGGCCAGCACCCCGCACGCCGCTCCGCAGCGGGGGAGGAGCGGGAGGAGCGAAGGGACAGCGGCGAGCAGCGGCTCCAGCGCGGCGGGCTCGGAGGAGGCGTTCACCAGCGCGGTCAAGGCGGGCCGCGCTCCACGCGAGGCCGAGGCGGCCATGGCGGACAAGGCCGATAAGGCCGCGGGATGTTCGGCGAGCAGCGCCCGGCCTGAGGCGCTGCCAGACAGGGCTAGAGCGGCCTCGGCTGCTTCGGGAGCGGCGGGGGAGGACGGGGAGAGCAGCGCCGTGAGCTCCGACAGAGCCACGGACGGGGAGGGCTCCGCGATGGGCGCCGCCATGGCCGCCTTCGTCTCCGCCCTTTGGGGGTGTTGCGTAGCAACGGGGAGATTGATGGGAGTAACAGCCAATCAGCGCCGCGGAAATAGGGACGAGCGGGGAATAAGCCAAAAGGATGAGGGCATGAAGGCGGAAAGGGTGGGGCTAAAGGAGAAAGGAAGTTGTGCGGAAAAACGCCGTATGGCCCCAAAGACCAGCGCCAATCCGGGCACGACTTAATTAAACCACGAAAAGACAGACGGGGCCGCAGCCGCTTCTGTTATGGCCGCCCGCGGACCCTCGTCCGTCGCCGTGACAGGAGCGCCGTCAGCTCCTACACGGCCGCCCGCAGTAGCGGCGTCAACCTCGCGGCGTCGCCTGGCAACTGCTCTGATTGACAGTTCCTTGAGCCAATCAGCAACGAGAAAACTGAGAGGTGGAAAAGGCTGAGCCAATTGAATGCCGAGAAATGCCGGAAGTTGAGTGACGTAAAGGGAGGAATTGTAGGGAGAAACACAGGGCGGGCCCTCAGACTGAGCCACCGGCTCCTGCAGCGCCGCCATAGCTGGGGTAAACATGGCGGCGTCGCTTGGCAACTCTCTCGATTGACAGCTCTAAGAGCTAATCAGCGAGGAGAACACAGAGCGGCTGTGTAGTCGGGCCAATGAAATGCCGAAACCCGCCGGAAGAGGAGGGACAATGGGGGAGTGTTGACGGAAAGAGGCGAAAGCGCCGCGGAGCCGCCGGGACCGGACCGGGATCATCGGGATCGGAATTGTCGGGATTATCGGGATTGTCGGGATCGGTATCGGGATCGAGGAGAGGGCCCAGAGCCCTCCAGGCTCAGCCGGGGATGTTTCACGGCATCGCGGGCCCGGCCGCGATGGGCGGTGAGAGCGGGGAACGATCCCGAAATTCCCGGGATGGGATCGCCGGGATAATCCCGGAATTCCCGGGATGAGATTCCCGGTATTCCCtccttttaaccctttccttCCTCACACTGCAGCGCCCGGGAATAAACCGGAGCTTTATGAGGTGAGTGCGGCTCGGGAATGTCCGGAAATGGTCGGAAATGTCCGGGAATGTCCGGAAATAGCCGAAGTAGCCGGGGGTGTCCGGAAATATCCGAAGATGGTCGGAAATGTCCGGAGATATCCGGAAATGTCCGAAGATGGTCGGAAATGTCCGGAGATATCCGGAAATTGTCGGAAATGTCCGAGGATGTCCGGAAATAGCCGGGAATGAGCCCTGGCACTTTGGGGAATTTTGGTTTTTCGGGAATTTTGGGAAAtcttggggaatttttgggaattttttgggaattttccGTCTCCTCTCCCCGCAGGAGGTGAAGCTCTACAAGAACGCCCGGGAACGGGAGAAGTGAGTGGGGGAATGccgggaattttggggaaattcgggaaatttggggatttttttggattttttttttggaattttgggataGGGGTGGAGGGGGTTGGGACTAATCCCAGTTCgtcccagtcccatcccagtcccatcccagtccctcccagttccccattaccccatcccagtccctcccagtatatcccagtccatcccagtatgacgttatcccatcccagtccctcccagtatatcccagtccatcccagtatgacattatcccatcccagtccctcccagtatatcccagtccgTCCAAATCCATtccaatcccctcccagtccttcccagttAATCCCAGTATCCCATTACCGCCTCCCAgttcatccccatcccctcccagtccctcccagttaaccccagtccatcccagtccaatcccagttcctcccagcacctcccagtctatcccagtccatcccaatCTCATCCCAGTCCCTCCTAATCCCCTCCCAGTTaatcccagtatatcccagtccttcccagtgcctcccagttCACCCAGTTTGCCCAGGTACGACAACATGGCCGAGCTGTTCctgtccatcccagtccatcccagtccatcccagtccctcccagtcccatcccagtccctcccattccctcccagtcccatcccagtccctcccagtcccatcccagtccctcccagtcccatcccagtgcctcccagtgcctcccagtccttcccagtccttcccagtccctcccagtccctcccaggctccccagtcccccccagtcccccccagttccccccagtccctcccagtccctcccagtcccatcccagtcccatcccagtcccatcccagtcccccccagtcccatcccagtcgctcccagtccctcccagtccctcccagtccctcccagtgcctcccagtccctcccagtgcctcccagtccctcccagtccatcccagtccctcccagtccctcccagtccatcccagtccatcccagtccatcccagtccctcccagtccatcccagtccctcccagtccctcccagtccctcccagtccctcccagtcgctcccagtccctcccagtccatcccagtggctcccagtccatcccaatccatcccagttaatcccagtccatcccagtcccatcccagtccctcccagtccctcccagttcacCCAGTTTGCCCAGGTACGACAACATGGCCGAGCTGTTTGCGGTGGTGAAGACGCTGCAGGCCCTGGAGAAGGCGTACATCAAAGACTGCGTCACCCCCAACGAGTGAgtgaccccaaaaacccccaaacacccccaaaaaaaacccccaaaatctccctAAATCTCTCAAGACCCCAAAgaacccaaaatcccccaaaaaacgGGGAGAAATCGGGGAAAAGCGCGGGGAAATTGGGGACCCCTCAGGTACACGGCGGCGTGCTCGCGGCTCCTGGTGCAGTTCAAGGCGGCGCTGAAGCAGGTGCAGGGCGGGGACATCGGCACCATCGACGACTTCTGCCGCAAATTCCGGGTGCGaatccccaaatttggggaGTTTGGGCATTCGGGGAACAATTTGAGGGGTTCTGGGCGAAAATCGGGTGAAAATTGGGCGAAATCCGAGCAAAATTTTGAGcggttttggattttttgggggaaattgaGGATTGGGAGCAGAAAACCTTGGGAGTTTTAAgggtggaattttgggaattttggatgGAATTTTGGGAAGTTTGGATTCTGGGATCTGGAATTTCAGAGATTTTTggtgaaatttgggggatttttgggcgAAAATTGGGTGAAAATTGGGCGAAATTCAGGTgaagtttggggattttggagggaatttgggatgtgGAGCTGAAacatttgggaatttggggatggaatttcagggagaattttgggaatttgggatttttgggactTTGGGCAaaaattggggaattttgggtgaaatttgggagatttgggATGAAACTTCGGGAATTTTTCGGGGTTGTGGGAAGCAGGTGCAGGGCGGGGACATCGGCACCATCGACGACTTCTGCCGCAAATTCCGGGTGggaattcccaaattttgggaactttgggaatttcaggaattttgggTGAAATTTTCAGGGGTTTGGGGCAAAATTTGAGCGAAATTTGAgcaaaatttgggattttcttgAGGAAAATTGAGAAGCAGAgtggaaaaatttgggaatttggaggtggaattttgggaatttgggattggagttttggggattttgggtggaAATTGGGTGAAAATCGGGCAAAATTCAGGTGAAATTTGGGCGAAATTTGAGcggaatttgggattttttggaggGAAATTGAGATGTGGAGCTGAAACttttgggattctgggatttgggaatttttgtgaaatttgggagatttggggtgaaatttgggatttttggagggAAATTGAGAAGCGGAgtggaaaaatttgggaattttgagggtggaaaattgggaattttgggtggaatttggggaactttttagggattttttggtgatttttgtggggatttctgggaattttgggattgggaatttttggggagtttttgggaatatttttagGAATTTCTTGGAATTTTTGTGGGGAATTTGAGACTAAAAGTGCGATTTCtgtgggaatttttgggaatgtTCGgaatgggaaatttggggataaaattgggaattttggttttttaatggaaatttatgggaattttgggatggggaatttgggggtaaatttgggggattttttgaagaactttttaaagaatttcttggaattttgggatttttatgtgattttttgGGGGCAATTTGGGGTCTGAAATTGGGGAGTggattgggaattttgggggattttttgggaattttttctgGGCattttgggattgggattttttgggcatttttgtggggaaaattgggaatttttgggaatttattgcaattttaatgggaatttttggggggattttacTGGACATTTCTGGAATGgaaatttggaattttgggattgggaatttgggggtgaaattgggaattttggggaagttTTTTGGGAATTGTGGTGGGAATGTCTGGGAATTTCAGGGCTGAAATTGGGGAGTTcaaattgggaattttgggaatgggaaatttgggggatttgggaataaaatttggattttttgggtttttttgtgtgggaattttgggaattgaaatttggatattttggtattgggaatttggggggatttttgtgggaatttttgtggga is part of the Ammospiza nelsoni isolate bAmmNel1 chromosome 1, bAmmNel1.pri, whole genome shotgun sequence genome and encodes:
- the VPS28 gene encoding vacuolar protein sorting-associated protein 28 homolog, whose amino-acid sequence is MKCRNPPEEEGQWGSVDGKRRKRRGAAGTGPGSSGSELSGLSGLSGSVSGSRRGPRALQAQPGMFHGIAGPAAMGAPGNKPELYEEVKLYKNAREREKYDNMAELFAVVKTLQALEKAYIKDCVTPNEYTAACSRLLVQFKAALKQVQGGDIGTIDDFCRKFRLDCPLAMERIREERPITIRDDKGNLNRCIADIVSLFITVMDKLRLEIRAMDEIQPDLRELMETMTRMSSLPPDFEGRLKVNQWLQTLSAMSASDELDDSQVRQMLFDLESAYNAFNRFLHA
- the HGH1 gene encoding protein HGH1 homolog, with product MAALQEPVAQSEGPPCVSPYNSSLYVTQLPAFLGIQLAQPFPPLSFLVADWLKELSIRAVARRRREVDAATAGGRVGADGAPVTATDEGPRAAITEAAAAPAETKAAMAAPIAEPSPSVALSELTALLSPSSPAAPEAAEAALALSGSASGRALLAEHPAALSALSAMAASASRGARPALTALVNASSEPAALEPLLAAVPSLLPLLPRCGAACGVLANLSRDAAAAPRVLRALGPGAEEALLRALSAERPPAELGALLCNLSQAPEGRRALLEPSGRVLGRLLALLRCPDTELRRGIVGALRNCCFQHEHHAWLLSPALEALPRLLLPLAGPEELPEHEMEQLPLELQYLPPEQRREEQPDIRTMLLETLLLLAATKAGRCHLRSRGTYLVLRELHAWESDAAALRACHNLIQVLIGDEPEPGLENLLEVKVPEHLERLLADGARERPGTGTDG